One part of the Microbulbifer sp. THAF38 genome encodes these proteins:
- the truA gene encoding tRNA pseudouridine(38-40) synthase TruA, giving the protein MTQATDREYIYKANGEVPPGEQLPEGLRRIALGVEYCGARLHGFQKQKSAAETVQAHLERALSNIAAEPITLVCAGRTDAGVHATNQVVHFDTRAQRPERAWVQGVNTKLPDSVRVRWVREMPAQFHARFSAHARSYRYLIHSAPTRSAHSAAEVTWTQHPLDMDAMREGAKHLVGRQDFTSFRASQCQAKSPVREITRLDIARVGQLIVLEVSANAFLHHMVRNITGVLMAVGRGERSPDWVWEVLEKRDRSAGGVTAPPFGLYLVDVRYPREFQLPVCEPGPLLVPLALGTLPQL; this is encoded by the coding sequence ATGACGCAGGCGACAGATCGCGAATACATCTACAAAGCCAATGGAGAGGTCCCCCCCGGTGAACAGCTGCCCGAAGGGCTGCGTCGAATTGCACTGGGTGTTGAGTATTGTGGCGCGCGGCTGCACGGCTTCCAAAAACAGAAGTCTGCCGCGGAAACTGTACAGGCCCATCTGGAGCGGGCCCTCTCCAATATCGCTGCGGAACCTATCACCCTGGTTTGCGCTGGTCGTACCGACGCTGGAGTGCATGCCACGAATCAGGTGGTTCACTTCGATACCCGTGCTCAGCGCCCGGAGCGCGCCTGGGTTCAAGGCGTGAATACCAAACTGCCGGACTCTGTGCGAGTGCGCTGGGTTCGTGAGATGCCGGCACAATTTCATGCGCGCTTTTCTGCCCATGCGCGTAGCTATCGCTATTTAATTCACAGTGCGCCGACCCGCTCAGCACACAGTGCGGCCGAGGTGACCTGGACTCAGCACCCACTGGACATGGATGCCATGCGCGAGGGGGCGAAGCACTTGGTTGGTCGCCAGGATTTCACCAGTTTCCGCGCCTCCCAGTGTCAGGCCAAGAGCCCAGTGCGGGAGATCACCCGACTGGATATCGCTCGTGTGGGGCAGCTGATCGTGTTGGAAGTGAGCGCCAACGCTTTCTTACACCATATGGTGCGCAATATTACCGGCGTTTTGATGGCAGTGGGGCGAGGAGAGCGCAGCCCCGACTGGGTATGGGAGGTACTGGAGAAGCGCGATCGCTCCGCCGGTGGAGTCACTGCGCCGCCATTCGGTTTATATTTGGTGGATGTGCGATACCCGCGGGAATTTCAATTGCCTGTCTGCGAACCGGGACCTTTGCTGGTGCCCCTGGCACTCGGTACGCTCCCGCAGCTTTAA
- the asd gene encoding aspartate-semialdehyde dehydrogenase: MQKIGFIGWRGMVGSVLLERMGAEDDFAHIAEPIFFSTSNAGGKAPDIGRELPPLGDAYDLDALAALDAIVSCQGGDYTKEVFPRLREAGWQGYWIDAASSLRMQEDAVIVLDPVNRDVIDRAIDAGQKNFIGGNCTVSLMLMALGGLFKADLVEWVSAMTYQAASGAGAKNMRELIAQMGAIRDGVAPELENPASAILDIDRKVVADMRSADFPTAQFGAPLAGSLLPWIDTQLDNGQSREEWKAQVEANKILQTQSPIPVDGTCVRIGAMRCHSQAFTVKLKKDLPLAEIEQLLDSANDWVNVVPNEREATLQQLTPTAVTGKLDIPVGRLRKLSMGPEYLNAFTVGDQLLWGAAEPLRRILLILLGKL, from the coding sequence ATGCAGAAAATAGGTTTTATCGGCTGGCGCGGTATGGTTGGCTCGGTATTACTGGAACGCATGGGCGCCGAGGATGACTTTGCGCATATCGCTGAACCGATCTTCTTCTCTACCTCCAATGCTGGCGGCAAAGCGCCGGATATCGGCCGCGAGTTGCCGCCGCTCGGCGACGCTTACGATCTCGATGCACTCGCGGCGTTGGACGCCATTGTCAGCTGCCAGGGCGGCGATTACACAAAAGAGGTTTTCCCCCGCCTGCGCGAGGCCGGCTGGCAGGGTTATTGGATCGATGCGGCATCCAGCCTGCGTATGCAGGAGGACGCGGTAATCGTTCTGGACCCGGTCAACCGCGATGTGATCGATCGTGCCATTGATGCGGGGCAGAAGAATTTTATCGGCGGCAACTGCACTGTGAGCCTGATGCTGATGGCTTTGGGTGGCCTGTTTAAAGCGGATCTGGTGGAGTGGGTGAGTGCCATGACCTACCAGGCCGCCAGCGGTGCCGGCGCCAAGAATATGCGCGAGCTGATTGCGCAAATGGGCGCGATCCGTGACGGCGTGGCGCCAGAGCTGGAAAATCCCGCCAGCGCCATTTTGGATATCGATCGCAAGGTGGTTGCGGACATGCGCTCGGCAGATTTCCCCACTGCGCAGTTTGGTGCCCCTCTGGCCGGCAGCCTGCTGCCCTGGATCGACACTCAGTTGGACAATGGCCAGAGCCGTGAAGAGTGGAAGGCCCAGGTGGAAGCCAACAAAATTCTGCAAACCCAGAGTCCAATTCCGGTGGATGGTACCTGTGTGCGTATCGGCGCAATGCGCTGCCACAGTCAGGCTTTTACCGTGAAGCTGAAAAAAGATTTGCCGCTAGCAGAAATAGAGCAGTTGCTGGACAGTGCTAATGATTGGGTCAATGTGGTACCCAATGAGCGCGAAGCCACTCTGCAGCAGCTGACGCCCACAGCGGTGACCGGCAAGCTGGATATCCCGGTGGGGCGCCTGCGCAAGTTAAGCATGGGTCCAGAGTATCTGAACGCCTTTACCGTGGGCGACCAATTACTCTGGGGGGCAGCCGAACCCCTGCGCCGTATTCTGCTGATTTTGCTGGGTAAGCTGTAA
- the leuB gene encoding 3-isopropylmalate dehydrogenase: MILPGDGIGPEIVEQAMAVLDVASEKYNLGLSFEQGLIGGASIDAYGEPLTDETLKAAGECDAVLLGAVGGPQWDTLAREIRPEKGLLKIRSGLGLYANLRPAILYPQLADASSLKPEVVAGLDILIVRELTGGIYFGEPRGIRTLENGERQGFNTYVYSESEIERIARSAFEAAQKRNGKLCSVDKANVLEVTVLWREVLDRLAPEYPDVELSHMYVDNAAMQLVRAPKQFDVMVTGNMFGDILSDAAAMLTGSIGMLPSASLNENGFGLYEPCHGSAPDIAGQGIANPLATILSAAMMLRYSLDMGEAADAIEAAVSKVLEQGLRTADIYTEGCRKVSTAEMGAAVVAAL; encoded by the coding sequence ATGATTCTGCCGGGCGACGGCATTGGCCCGGAAATTGTTGAGCAGGCTATGGCGGTGCTGGACGTTGCATCGGAAAAATACAATTTAGGGCTGAGTTTTGAGCAGGGCCTCATCGGCGGCGCATCAATTGATGCTTATGGTGAGCCGCTCACCGACGAAACGCTCAAAGCTGCAGGTGAGTGCGATGCGGTATTGCTCGGCGCTGTCGGTGGCCCCCAGTGGGATACCCTGGCGCGTGAAATTCGTCCGGAAAAGGGGTTGCTGAAAATTCGCAGCGGGCTCGGCCTCTATGCCAATTTGCGCCCGGCCATTCTCTATCCGCAGCTGGCCGACGCCTCTTCGCTCAAACCGGAAGTGGTGGCTGGGCTGGACATTCTGATTGTGCGCGAACTCACCGGCGGGATTTATTTTGGTGAGCCTCGCGGCATTCGCACCCTGGAAAATGGCGAGCGCCAGGGCTTCAACACTTATGTATACAGCGAATCGGAAATTGAGCGCATCGCCCGCTCGGCTTTTGAGGCGGCGCAAAAGCGCAATGGCAAGCTCTGCTCTGTAGATAAAGCGAATGTATTGGAAGTCACCGTGCTCTGGCGCGAAGTACTGGATCGCCTGGCGCCGGAGTACCCGGATGTGGAACTGTCACATATGTATGTGGACAATGCCGCGATGCAGCTGGTGCGTGCACCCAAGCAGTTCGATGTAATGGTGACTGGCAATATGTTCGGCGATATTCTCTCCGATGCCGCCGCCATGCTCACCGGTTCCATCGGCATGCTGCCATCCGCTTCCCTAAACGAAAACGGTTTCGGCTTGTATGAACCTTGCCACGGCTCCGCTCCGGATATCGCCGGGCAGGGCATCGCCAACCCCCTCGCCACTATCCTGTCTGCGGCGATGATGCTGCGTTATTCCCTGGATATGGGTGAAGCGGCGGATGCCATTGAGGCTGCAGTCAGTAAGGTGCTGGAGCAGGGGCTGCGCACTGCCGATATTTACACAGAGGGTTGCCGCAAAGTTTCCACGGCGGAGATGGGCGCCGCCGTCGTCGCCGCGCTTTGA
- a CDS encoding phosphoribosylanthranilate isomerase, translating into MQVKICGITRVEDALMAVDAGADALGLVFYKASPRYIDPKAAAVIAAAVPPFVTLTGLFVDAAQSEVGQALELVPLNLLQFHGEERARYCEQFRRPYIKALRMKEGLNVAAAMQEHPKARGFLLDAYRPGVPGGTGETFDWDRVPQESGRSIVLAGGLNADNVSKAISAARPQGVDVSGGVEEAPGIKDRQKVSAFIRAAKGN; encoded by the coding sequence ATGCAAGTGAAGATTTGCGGCATCACCCGTGTAGAAGATGCCCTGATGGCTGTTGACGCCGGCGCGGATGCGCTGGGACTGGTCTTCTATAAGGCCAGTCCTCGCTATATCGACCCCAAGGCTGCCGCAGTAATTGCCGCAGCGGTTCCTCCCTTTGTTACCCTGACAGGCTTATTCGTGGATGCCGCTCAGAGTGAAGTAGGTCAGGCACTGGAGTTGGTTCCCCTCAACCTATTGCAATTTCACGGTGAGGAAAGAGCCCGTTACTGCGAGCAGTTTCGCCGGCCCTATATCAAGGCTTTGCGCATGAAAGAGGGCTTGAATGTCGCCGCTGCAATGCAGGAACACCCCAAAGCGCGCGGTTTTTTACTGGATGCCTATCGCCCAGGTGTACCCGGTGGCACCGGTGAGACCTTCGACTGGGACAGGGTGCCGCAGGAAAGTGGCCGGTCCATAGTTCTTGCCGGCGGACTGAACGCGGACAATGTTTCCAAGGCGATATCAGCAGCGCGCCCCCAGGGAGTGGATGTCAGCGGCGGCGTAGAAGAGGCGCCGGGTATTAAAGACCGGCAAAAAGTGAGTGCTTTTATTCGCGCAGCTAAAGGCAATTAG
- the leuD gene encoding 3-isopropylmalate dehydratase small subunit has translation MRAFTQHQGIVVPMDRANVDTDLIIPKQFLKSIKRTGFGPNLFDELRYLDEGFPGQDCSNRPINPDFPLNFPRYGGGSVLLARENFGCGSSREHAPWALEDHGFRAIIAPSFADIFFNNCFKNGLLPIVLPEAVVHRLFEETHAQEGYTLTVDLEQQHIHKPCGETIAFEVDAFHKHCLINGLDHIGLTLEHADDIRAYEMARREKAPWLFDAVQY, from the coding sequence ATGAGAGCATTTACCCAGCACCAGGGCATCGTGGTGCCTATGGATCGCGCCAATGTCGACACAGATCTGATTATTCCCAAGCAGTTTCTGAAGTCCATCAAGCGCACGGGCTTCGGCCCCAATCTCTTTGATGAGTTGCGCTACCTGGATGAAGGTTTTCCCGGCCAGGACTGCTCGAACCGTCCGATCAACCCGGATTTTCCCCTGAACTTCCCCCGTTATGGGGGCGGCTCAGTGCTGCTGGCGCGGGAAAATTTTGGCTGTGGCTCCAGCCGTGAGCACGCCCCCTGGGCGCTGGAAGATCACGGTTTTCGTGCAATCATTGCGCCCAGTTTTGCCGATATCTTCTTTAATAACTGCTTTAAAAATGGGTTGCTGCCAATTGTCTTGCCCGAAGCCGTGGTACACCGCTTGTTCGAGGAAACGCACGCGCAGGAAGGTTACACGCTCACGGTCGACCTTGAGCAACAGCATATACATAAGCCCTGTGGCGAGACCATTGCCTTCGAGGTGGATGCCTTCCACAAACACTGTCTGATTAACGGTCTCGACCACATCGGCCTGACTTTGGAGCACGCTGATGATATTCGCGCATATGAAATGGCGCGACGTGAAAAAGCGCCCTGGCTTTTCGATGCGGTTCAGTACTAA
- a CDS encoding Asd/ArgC dimerization domain-containing protein, with amino-acid sequence MSEAARELVIVGVDNAAFAPLLEILEEREIITAEQLCLLESEEREVDPQVFANRSISVQALEKFAFAEGQVVILLDSSEAINTAITSAENSGAWVVDAANNTRGDESVALIHPAFNAAELASAERRVVAVPSAGAAMVAEALFPLAENLQGVQVQLNQPVSALGKAAIDATAAQTARMFSGQDAEVDPAIGHRLAFNQLSASEALLASGHTLGELTLIHDLRRLLGDNIAIDASINTVSVFHGQLANLGIVLREEADLEKIRALLANGVRLQLAEQPSAENAVGSDVTIIGRLRQSLLGKRQINLCAVSDNLRKDVAMNCAQIAHLLLKNY; translated from the coding sequence ATGTCCGAAGCCGCCCGCGAACTGGTCATCGTCGGTGTCGATAACGCCGCCTTTGCCCCTCTGCTGGAAATCCTGGAGGAGCGGGAAATTATTACCGCCGAGCAGCTGTGTTTGCTGGAGAGCGAGGAGCGCGAAGTCGATCCGCAGGTATTTGCCAATCGCAGTATCTCCGTGCAAGCCCTGGAGAAATTCGCTTTTGCTGAGGGGCAGGTGGTCATTTTGCTGGACTCCAGCGAAGCCATTAATACGGCGATAACCAGCGCCGAAAATAGCGGTGCCTGGGTGGTAGATGCGGCGAACAACACCCGCGGCGACGAGAGTGTTGCCCTGATTCATCCCGCTTTCAACGCCGCAGAGCTGGCCAGCGCAGAGCGCCGCGTGGTGGCAGTGCCCAGTGCCGGTGCCGCCATGGTGGCTGAAGCACTATTTCCCCTGGCAGAAAATCTGCAGGGTGTGCAGGTGCAACTCAATCAACCGGTATCCGCCTTAGGCAAAGCTGCCATCGATGCCACTGCGGCGCAGACAGCGCGTATGTTCAGTGGCCAGGATGCGGAAGTCGATCCCGCCATTGGTCACCGTCTCGCATTTAATCAGCTCAGCGCCAGTGAAGCCCTGCTCGCCAGTGGCCATACCCTCGGCGAGCTGACTTTGATTCACGACTTGCGCCGTTTGCTCGGCGATAACATCGCTATTGATGCCAGCATTAATACGGTTTCTGTATTTCACGGCCAGCTGGCCAATTTGGGCATTGTTTTGCGCGAAGAGGCGGACCTGGAAAAAATACGCGCACTGTTAGCCAATGGTGTGCGTCTTCAGTTGGCGGAGCAACCCTCGGCGGAAAATGCCGTGGGTAGTGACGTGACAATCATCGGTCGCTTGCGCCAAAGCCTACTTGGCAAGCGGCAGATAAACCTTTGTGCGGTGTCGGATAATTTGCGCAAAGACGTTGCAATGAACTGTGCACAAATTGCTCACTTGTTGCTAAAAAACTACTGA
- the trpB gene encoding tryptophan synthase subunit beta, which yields MSVSKPGAIDFSTFPDASGHFGPYGGRFVSETLISALDELQAMYSRLKDDPDFVAAFDHDLAHYVGRPSPLYLAERLTEQAGGARIWLKREDLNHTGAHKVNNTVGQALLAKHSGKSRVIAETGAGQHGVATATVAARLGLQCTVYMGAEDVKRQSPNVYRMKLLGAEVVPVESGSKTLKDAMNEAMRDWVTNVDNTFYIIGTVAGPHPYPQLVRDFNSIIGREARRQSLEQFGQLPDALVACVGGGSNAIGLFHPFLNDSEVKMFGVEAGGEGLASGKHAAPLNDGIPGVLHGNRTYLMEDEDGQIIETHSVSAGLDYPGVGPEHAWLKDIGRVEYVTADDKEALEAFRRLTRTEGILPALESSHAVAYAMKLAAEMAPEQNIVVNLSGRGDKDIFTVAAIDGIEV from the coding sequence ATGAGTGTGAGTAAGCCAGGTGCTATCGATTTTTCCACCTTCCCGGATGCGAGCGGACATTTTGGTCCCTACGGCGGTCGCTTTGTATCGGAGACGCTGATCAGCGCATTGGATGAGCTTCAGGCAATGTATAGCCGCCTGAAAGATGATCCGGATTTTGTCGCTGCCTTTGATCACGATCTGGCGCACTATGTAGGCAGGCCATCACCGCTGTATCTCGCTGAGCGATTGACTGAGCAGGCGGGCGGTGCGCGAATCTGGCTTAAGCGGGAAGACCTCAACCATACCGGTGCGCACAAAGTAAACAATACCGTTGGCCAGGCACTGTTGGCCAAGCACAGCGGTAAGAGTCGCGTCATTGCTGAAACCGGTGCTGGCCAACACGGTGTGGCCACCGCTACCGTGGCCGCACGCTTGGGGTTGCAGTGCACCGTTTATATGGGCGCTGAAGACGTCAAACGCCAATCCCCCAATGTCTACCGTATGAAGCTGTTGGGCGCCGAAGTGGTGCCGGTGGAGTCCGGTTCCAAGACCTTGAAAGACGCTATGAATGAGGCCATGCGCGATTGGGTGACCAATGTCGATAACACCTTCTACATTATCGGCACCGTGGCTGGCCCCCATCCCTATCCCCAGTTGGTGCGGGACTTTAACTCCATTATTGGCCGCGAAGCGCGTCGCCAGAGCCTGGAACAGTTTGGTCAGTTGCCCGATGCCCTGGTGGCCTGTGTTGGCGGTGGCTCCAATGCGATTGGCCTGTTCCACCCCTTCCTCAATGATTCTGAAGTGAAAATGTTTGGCGTTGAGGCCGGCGGTGAAGGCCTGGCTTCCGGCAAGCACGCGGCGCCGCTCAACGATGGTATTCCCGGTGTTTTACACGGCAACCGCACCTATTTGATGGAAGACGAAGACGGCCAGATTATTGAGACCCACTCGGTTTCTGCGGGCCTCGACTACCCAGGTGTCGGTCCCGAACACGCCTGGCTCAAAGATATCGGCCGTGTTGAGTATGTCACCGCCGATGATAAAGAGGCGCTCGAGGCCTTCCGTCGTCTCACCCGCACCGAGGGTATTCTGCCGGCATTGGAGTCCAGCCATGCAGTTGCCTACGCGATGAAACTTGCGGCTGAAATGGCGCCTGAACAAAACATCGTGGTGAACCTCTCCGGTCGCGGTGACAAAGATATTTTCACCGTTGCCGCGATTGACGGTATTGAGGTTTAA
- a CDS encoding FimV/HubP family polar landmark protein encodes MRVRKLALAVGLVGALGSNATLALGLGEIKLNSTLNQPLNAEIGLLQTRGLDDAEIKVRLAGPDEFDRAGVERSYLLTSLRFDVDYSGSKPVVRITSREPIREPFLNFLVETRWPSGRLLREYTLLMDLPAFSPNSAQQPVRAAERERQQVRRDTQVQRPAPRPAQPAPQPVVEPEVEQPTETPAAQQPEPVRRQPQRASTNSGDSSQVYGPVSSADTLWEIALENRVSREFSVQQTMLAIQRLNPEAFINGNINLLKKGAVLRLPNNEDLRSLSLTEAISEVAQQNDSWRQRNRSEEVATGAPLDARPVEEERLASTEIEGRVSLTAPGDNESVISGSGSGSEDSEALEGDLTVAEEELDKSQLENTELRERIAELDEQIDTMEALVEVSNDEMLAVQAAAELSDPLLDTSEIESDELADNELVNNELDSEEGQSDEALAGESHDDSVEQNTAQATAAEPESRNRVVSVQTQPEPSLMEKLGGNMQLVGIGAAGLLVGLFGFFTWRRRKAEQEAEQQLEQQLAAEESSLDLPEEATTADETLAAVESMEADDAFDLSDLGDVGTDDPISEAEIHLSLGQYEEAESKLLLGLEKDPQVVDARLMLMEVYAHNQDIEKFDDHYIQLLAISDGPAADRAARLRETIAGAPDFEAPAMDFSSESLEAAQLDDIGAALDQDFSGAEPAHSNEEGFNGDNSLLDDLTMDLSLDHEKVDGELSTEELSLDLDDTFAEPPLDTGDSLDLDSEFNLDDLDLDDALDTDQANSQLASNSDEELNLDDLDLGDLDLGDLNTTGSDELALQDSLAGEAAAENEGDLAPIDFDTSELDLDSLALDTAESPEAGVDELATELEEAGVETEKSKSGGSIGGLDFELDLSMMEGDAKELHAEEVAATEDSLEAQELEAVVDAAPSAGSEDEFSLEAFSEDDLDMIGSELDGELDLDSIDLDDLTGDLASTESLEVATSAAVADNAEPNGLPQEEDLDFDMASLEATGEELSIGEGAVEEEFSLEDELALIDESTDGDLALELGTENDLDLESVPAQEPLGQEQAGNKQSREVAATQQQDAESEFAGLDFNLESDLNSELSLLEGGDEMGTKLELAQAYMDMGDKEGAKDILKEVAQDGGGEHKSRAEEMLERMV; translated from the coding sequence ATGCGTGTGCGTAAGTTGGCACTTGCAGTTGGTCTAGTCGGTGCACTGGGAAGCAACGCGACTCTGGCGCTCGGACTGGGGGAGATCAAACTCAACTCCACCCTTAATCAACCGCTCAATGCGGAGATTGGCCTGCTGCAAACCCGCGGCCTGGATGATGCTGAGATCAAAGTGCGTCTGGCAGGGCCGGATGAATTTGACCGCGCTGGAGTAGAGCGCTCCTACCTACTCACTTCACTGCGTTTTGATGTGGATTATTCGGGCAGCAAGCCGGTAGTCCGTATTACCAGCCGCGAACCTATCCGCGAACCCTTTCTGAATTTCCTGGTTGAAACCCGCTGGCCCAGTGGACGCCTGCTGCGGGAATACACCCTGTTGATGGATCTGCCGGCGTTTTCACCGAACAGCGCTCAGCAGCCGGTGCGCGCGGCCGAGCGCGAGCGCCAGCAGGTGCGCCGCGACACCCAAGTTCAGAGACCCGCTCCGCGTCCGGCGCAACCCGCACCGCAGCCGGTTGTCGAGCCAGAAGTGGAGCAGCCCACTGAAACACCTGCGGCACAGCAACCCGAGCCTGTGCGTCGTCAGCCGCAGCGCGCCTCTACAAATAGTGGCGATAGCAGCCAGGTTTACGGCCCGGTTTCCTCCGCCGATACCCTGTGGGAAATCGCCCTGGAAAATCGTGTTAGCCGCGAATTTTCCGTGCAGCAAACCATGTTGGCGATCCAGCGCCTGAATCCGGAAGCTTTTATCAACGGCAATATCAACCTGTTGAAAAAGGGTGCGGTGCTGCGTCTGCCCAACAACGAAGATTTGCGCAGTCTGAGCCTCACCGAGGCAATTTCCGAGGTGGCACAGCAGAATGACTCCTGGCGTCAGCGTAACCGCTCCGAGGAAGTCGCTACAGGAGCGCCGCTGGATGCGCGCCCTGTAGAGGAAGAGCGCCTCGCCAGCACCGAGATTGAAGGTCGCGTAAGCCTGACCGCCCCCGGCGACAACGAATCTGTTATCTCGGGCTCCGGCAGTGGTTCCGAGGATAGCGAGGCCCTGGAAGGCGACCTGACGGTGGCCGAAGAAGAGCTGGATAAATCCCAGCTGGAAAATACTGAGTTGCGCGAGCGTATCGCCGAACTCGATGAACAGATCGATACCATGGAGGCCTTGGTCGAGGTTTCCAATGATGAAATGCTCGCGGTGCAGGCCGCCGCCGAATTATCTGATCCGCTCCTCGATACCAGCGAAATTGAAAGCGACGAGCTGGCCGACAATGAACTGGTCAACAATGAGTTGGACAGCGAGGAAGGTCAGTCGGATGAAGCCCTTGCTGGCGAATCCCACGATGATTCTGTCGAGCAGAATACTGCGCAAGCGACTGCCGCCGAGCCGGAATCGCGCAATCGCGTAGTGTCCGTTCAAACCCAGCCTGAGCCCAGCCTGATGGAGAAGCTCGGCGGTAATATGCAATTGGTCGGCATCGGTGCCGCAGGTTTGCTGGTGGGCTTGTTCGGTTTCTTTACCTGGCGCCGCCGCAAGGCTGAACAGGAGGCTGAGCAGCAACTGGAGCAACAGCTGGCCGCAGAGGAATCCTCCCTGGACTTGCCTGAAGAGGCCACCACAGCGGATGAAACCCTGGCCGCAGTGGAGAGTATGGAAGCCGATGATGCTTTCGACCTCAGCGACCTGGGTGATGTGGGTACCGATGACCCCATCTCTGAGGCGGAAATTCACCTGTCTCTGGGGCAGTACGAAGAAGCCGAGAGCAAACTGCTGCTGGGCTTGGAGAAAGACCCCCAGGTAGTGGATGCGCGGCTGATGCTGATGGAGGTTTACGCCCACAATCAGGATATTGAGAAGTTCGACGACCACTATATCCAGCTGCTTGCTATCAGCGATGGCCCTGCGGCGGACCGCGCGGCACGCCTGCGTGAAACGATTGCCGGTGCCCCTGACTTTGAAGCCCCGGCGATGGATTTCTCCAGCGAGTCCCTGGAAGCGGCGCAACTGGACGATATTGGCGCCGCTCTAGATCAGGATTTTTCCGGGGCCGAGCCAGCCCATTCTAATGAGGAGGGCTTTAATGGCGATAACTCGCTGCTCGACGACCTCACCATGGATCTGTCCCTGGACCATGAGAAAGTGGATGGCGAACTATCTACAGAGGAACTGTCCCTCGACCTGGATGACACCTTTGCGGAGCCGCCCCTGGACACGGGAGACTCCCTCGATCTGGATAGCGAATTCAACCTCGATGATTTGGATCTCGATGACGCTCTGGATACCGATCAGGCCAACTCCCAGTTGGCGTCTAATAGTGATGAAGAGTTAAACCTCGATGATCTCGATTTAGGCGACTTGGATCTCGGTGACCTGAATACCACAGGGTCCGATGAACTGGCGTTGCAAGATTCCCTGGCTGGTGAAGCTGCCGCAGAGAACGAGGGAGATCTTGCCCCAATCGATTTTGATACCTCTGAACTGGACCTCGACTCCCTGGCGCTCGATACCGCTGAGAGCCCAGAGGCTGGCGTTGACGAGCTGGCTACTGAGCTGGAAGAGGCCGGTGTAGAGACTGAAAAGAGCAAGTCCGGTGGCTCCATTGGCGGTTTGGATTTTGAATTAGACCTCTCCATGATGGAAGGGGACGCTAAGGAACTGCACGCCGAAGAGGTCGCGGCGACTGAGGATAGTCTGGAAGCCCAGGAGTTGGAGGCTGTTGTCGATGCAGCACCAAGCGCGGGTAGCGAGGATGAGTTCTCGCTGGAGGCTTTCTCCGAGGACGACCTGGATATGATTGGCTCAGAGTTGGATGGTGAGCTGGATCTCGATAGCATTGATCTCGACGATCTTACCGGTGATCTCGCTTCGACAGAATCTCTGGAGGTCGCAACCAGCGCCGCAGTTGCCGATAATGCCGAACCCAATGGTTTGCCACAGGAAGAGGATCTCGACTTCGATATGGCCTCCCTAGAGGCTACCGGTGAAGAGTTGTCTATTGGCGAAGGCGCTGTTGAAGAGGAGTTCTCCCTCGAAGACGAGCTGGCCCTGATTGACGAATCTACCGACGGGGATCTGGCTTTGGAGTTGGGCACCGAGAATGATCTCGATCTGGAGTCTGTACCAGCTCAAGAACCACTTGGCCAGGAGCAGGCTGGCAATAAGCAGAGTCGTGAAGTGGCTGCCACACAACAGCAAGATGCCGAGTCCGAATTTGCCGGTTTGGATTTCAATTTGGAGAGCGATCTCAATTCCGAGCTCAGCCTGCTAGAAGGTGGCGACGAGATGGGTACCAAGTTGGAGTTGGCCCAGGCTTATATGGACATGGGTGACAAAGAGGGTGCCAAGGATATCCTCAAGGAAGTGGCCCAGGATGGCGGTGGCGAGCATAAGAGCCGCGCAGAGGAGATGTTGGAGCGCATGGTTTAA